The following coding sequences are from one Cenarchaeum symbiosum A window:
- a CDS encoding flavin-nucleotide-binding protein (COG3576), translated as MAGAAENIGQLKYISLETFKKSGEGVKTPVWFVATEGVIYVATGRSTGKAKRIANNPRVRFAPCTFRGGIKGDWTEGSAEQLSGEEEISIMGLRKKKYGVMSLLSGLAGRSKGGMTVYRIKED; from the coding sequence ATGGCAGGCGCGGCAGAGAATATCGGGCAGCTAAAGTACATCAGCTTGGAGACCTTCAAAAAGAGCGGCGAGGGGGTCAAGACACCCGTATGGTTTGTGGCGACAGAAGGCGTGATATACGTGGCAACTGGCAGGTCCACCGGCAAGGCAAAAAGAATAGCAAACAACCCGCGCGTCCGGTTTGCCCCCTGCACGTTCCGGGGCGGGATAAAGGGGGACTGGACCGAGGGCAGCGCCGAGCAGCTATCCGGCGAGGAGGAGATCTCCATAATGGGGCTGCGCAAGAAAAAGTACGGAGTAATGTCGCTGCTATCCGGCCTCGCCGGCCGCTCAAAGGGCGGCATGACAGTATACAGGATAAAAGAGGACTGA
- a CDS encoding 2-oxoglutarate ferredoxin oxidoreductase, beta subunit (COG1013) yields MHNDWCAGCGDFGIANAIQMALAEMEIPRHKAALFSGIGCSGKTSHYVNVYGIHTLHGRVLTFAQGAKLANPDMTVVAAGGDGDGLGIGAGHFVAAGRRNIDMTYVLFNNGVYGLTKGQASPTLRLGEKTKSLPSPNTNYNVNPIGLAVASGYTFVARGYAYDVRHLKDLIIAAVRHKGLAFLDVLQPCPTYNDINTRDWYAGLDAAEGSAERHSRIYKLEDTGYDPEVHYNEESEINERLSQALIKSLEWDKKIPTGIFYRNEIITPYETRLSDKVPNYLENHPSEQRITSHGKPAADISGLLDGLEV; encoded by the coding sequence GTGCACAACGACTGGTGCGCAGGCTGCGGCGACTTTGGCATAGCAAACGCGATCCAGATGGCCCTGGCAGAAATGGAGATCCCCCGGCACAAGGCCGCCCTCTTCTCAGGGATAGGCTGTTCTGGCAAGACGTCCCACTATGTCAACGTCTACGGGATACACACCCTGCACGGGCGCGTCCTGACGTTCGCCCAGGGTGCAAAGCTCGCAAACCCCGACATGACGGTGGTGGCAGCAGGCGGGGACGGCGACGGCCTGGGGATAGGCGCGGGCCACTTTGTGGCAGCAGGCAGGCGGAACATAGACATGACGTACGTGCTGTTCAACAACGGGGTATACGGGCTCACCAAGGGCCAGGCATCCCCGACGCTCAGGCTCGGCGAGAAGACAAAGTCGCTCCCCTCGCCCAACACAAACTACAACGTAAACCCGATAGGGCTGGCCGTCGCCAGCGGGTATACGTTTGTCGCCAGGGGGTACGCGTATGATGTGCGGCATCTAAAGGACCTGATAATAGCTGCGGTGCGCCACAAGGGGCTTGCGTTCCTGGACGTGCTGCAGCCCTGCCCGACATACAACGATATCAACACGCGGGACTGGTATGCGGGCCTAGACGCAGCAGAGGGCTCGGCGGAGAGGCATTCGAGAATATACAAGCTCGAGGATACAGGATACGACCCCGAGGTACATTACAACGAGGAATCCGAGATAAACGAGAGGCTCAGCCAGGCGCTCATAAAGTCGCTCGAATGGGACAAAAAGATACCGACAGGGATATTCTACAGAAACGAGATAATAACCCCGTACGAGACGCGCCTCTCCGACAAGGTGCCAAACTATCTCGAGAACCACCCCTCAGAGCAGAGGATCACAAGCCACGGCAAGCCTGCCGCCGATATCTCGGGCCTGCTCGACGGGCTCGAAGTCTGA
- a CDS encoding ribosomal protein L24E (COG2075), protein MSLIIKPCNFCNRPVAKGSGTMFAKNDGTVMWFCSSKCRKNMTVLKRDPRKFKWTGKYVKGGIRK, encoded by the coding sequence ATGAGCCTGATAATAAAGCCGTGCAACTTTTGCAACCGCCCCGTCGCAAAAGGCTCGGGTACAATGTTTGCAAAAAACGACGGGACCGTAATGTGGTTCTGCTCGTCAAAGTGCAGAAAGAACATGACTGTTCTAAAGAGGGACCCGCGCAAGTTCAAGTGGACGGGCAAGTACGTCAAGGGCGGAATAAGAAAGTAG
- a CDS encoding transcriptional regulator (COG2522) has translation MLGVTQAAVSNYIRGTRGDPKLMEKLGRETRIAAMLEELSEDLASSMEYTPSSLAKFIGLCNYIKSSLFICEIHHNLESNIDEKVCKECENMLLKGPGSVY, from the coding sequence ATGCTCGGCGTGACGCAGGCTGCAGTCAGCAACTATATCCGGGGCACCCGCGGGGATCCCAAGCTCATGGAAAAGCTCGGCCGGGAGACCAGGATTGCCGCCATGCTGGAAGAGCTCAGCGAGGACCTGGCGTCGAGCATGGAGTACACGCCGTCGAGCCTTGCAAAGTTCATAGGCCTGTGCAACTACATAAAGTCGAGCCTGTTCATCTGCGAGATCCACCACAACCTGGAATCCAACATAGACGAAAAGGTATGCAAGGAATGCGAGAACATGCTGCTAAAGGGCCCGGGCTCTGTCTATTAG
- a CDS encoding PPE-repeat protein (COG5651), producing the protein MRGPGIVLAILALAVLVPGVVLAANFTDAPKGPTTTCLDPGVSDGQPGGTDCTAMHADNGTEWAGSHMHGNASVQEIHVVCNEDGCSTHTHYYNMEAGGPAMPHGADGAHSASPDPAEEPGPPPSLGTSALTDSSPALSDTYSLTARPGVKAAPVMDDAASAGTDSDMPDDAAPARDAALNDTDSGAPAMDDAAPEGAGAAGPVANDPVPTVTSAPPEPAATVPAPTVPDVPEPVVPEPAATVPAPTVPDVPEPVVPEPAANVPAPTVPDVPEPVVPEPAATVPAPTVPDVPEPVVPEPAANVPAPTVPDVPEPVVPEPAANVPAPTVPDVPEPVVPEPAATVPAPTVPDVPEPVVPEPAANVPAPEGAGAPTDPPAMLITPLVENARVEGNFTYGPHPRNTFELYLTDGHGRTPVMVYFHQGMPANSSIPRGEWHVTTDELLSRGISVIHADYPFIDETDIKGMVGNASLVIDYIAVNGLDIGVDPERMGVYGSGAGGGIALYIATGSRTGLIDAVGHFNAPSTFDIGSWPAIIGLPLTDLTREVGADVPALYGVDSFDDLARGEALRLRVSLDMLGNMDAGSPPIVVWTDGVAGGDSLESLMMHPGHARALLDRCRELGILCVDNALGGRIFVERLGAGAHDFMIRGGGFGTLG; encoded by the coding sequence ATGAGGGGCCCGGGTATTGTGCTGGCAATATTGGCCTTGGCAGTGCTGGTGCCGGGCGTGGTCTTGGCGGCAAACTTTACGGATGCCCCCAAAGGGCCTACAACCACGTGCCTGGACCCCGGCGTTTCAGACGGGCAGCCCGGCGGAACAGACTGCACGGCCATGCATGCTGATAACGGCACCGAATGGGCCGGCTCGCACATGCACGGCAATGCGTCCGTCCAGGAGATACATGTCGTCTGCAACGAAGACGGGTGCTCTACGCACACCCATTACTATAACATGGAGGCGGGCGGACCGGCCATGCCGCACGGGGCAGATGGCGCACATTCTGCAAGCCCGGATCCCGCAGAGGAGCCCGGGCCGCCGCCGAGTCTGGGCACGTCTGCGCTCACGGATAGCTCCCCCGCTCTGAGTGATACATATTCACTGACAGCAAGGCCCGGCGTGAAGGCTGCTCCCGTAATGGATGATGCTGCCTCGGCGGGCACAGATTCCGATATGCCGGATGATGCCGCTCCCGCGCGTGATGCGGCCTTGAATGATACGGATTCTGGCGCGCCCGCAATGGATGATGCGGCTCCGGAGGGCGCCGGCGCGGCCGGGCCCGTCGCAAATGATCCTGTCCCGACTGTTACTAGCGCACCGCCCGAGCCCGCCGCAACTGTTCCCGCTCCAACCGTCCCCGACGTTCCCGAGCCCGTTGTGCCCGAGCCCGCCGCAACTGTTCCCGCTCCAACCGTCCCCGACGTGCCCGAGCCCGTTGTGCCCGAGCCCGCCGCAAATGTTCCCGCTCCAACCGTCCCCGACGTTCCCGAGCCCGTTGTGCCCGAGCCCGCCGCAACTGTTCCCGCTCCAACCGTCCCCGACGTGCCCGAGCCCGTTGTGCCCGAGCCCGCCGCAAATGTTCCCGCTCCAACCGTCCCCGACGTGCCCGAGCCCGTTGTGCCCGAGCCCGCCGCAAATGTTCCCGCTCCAACCGTCCCCGACGTTCCCGAGCCCGTTGTGCCCGAGCCCGCCGCAACTGTTCCCGCTCCAACCGTTCCAGACGTGCCCGAGCCCGTTGTGCCCGAGCCCGCCGCAAATGTTCCCGCTCCGGAGGGCGCCGGCGCGCCGACAGATCCCCCTGCCATGTTGATCACGCCATTGGTGGAAAACGCGCGCGTGGAGGGCAACTTTACGTACGGCCCGCACCCCCGGAATACGTTCGAGCTGTACCTGACAGACGGGCACGGCAGGACGCCCGTGATGGTATACTTCCACCAGGGCATGCCCGCGAACAGCAGCATCCCGCGCGGCGAATGGCACGTTACAACCGACGAGCTGCTCTCCCGGGGGATATCCGTAATACACGCGGACTATCCGTTCATCGACGAGACCGACATCAAGGGCATGGTGGGAAACGCGTCTCTTGTAATTGACTACATAGCTGTCAACGGCCTCGACATTGGAGTCGACCCCGAAAGAATGGGGGTATACGGCTCGGGCGCGGGCGGCGGCATTGCGCTGTACATTGCAACGGGCAGCCGCACAGGGCTCATAGACGCCGTAGGCCACTTTAACGCGCCGTCTACATTCGACATTGGCAGCTGGCCTGCAATAATCGGCCTTCCCCTGACCGATCTTACACGGGAGGTGGGTGCGGATGTGCCAGCCCTGTACGGGGTGGATTCATTTGACGATCTGGCCCGCGGGGAAGCGCTGAGGCTGCGCGTCTCGCTGGACATGCTGGGCAACATGGATGCTGGCAGCCCGCCGATCGTGGTCTGGACGGACGGCGTTGCGGGCGGGGACAGCCTCGAATCCCTGATGATGCATCCGGGCCACGCCCGGGCCCTGCTGGACAGGTGCAGGGAGCTTGGCATCTTGTGCGTGGATAACGCCCTGGGCGGCAGGATATTCGTAGAGCGACTCGGGGCCGGGGCGCATGACTTTATGATAAGGGGCGGCGGATTCGGCACATTAGGCTAG
- a CDS encoding asparagine synthase (glutamine-hydrolyzing) (COG0367) encodes MFDMRSSLILWVPASFLASMARSAGMRVLDSISAGSSNDSTMPSCDLKHASPPGQAKLGYYNSAKGAAAMESMMARLRDELRAAVRACGSKNLALSGGLDSTVIACLLGEGAEAAAVIADDFVGTDLAYHQMAAAMMGAPPRIIRATTPEILDAIEGTIRVLGSFNDIEIRNSAAMYLLIERVAGTGWTSMITGDGADELFAGYDFFGRLGPAEIEEEQQRILGVMHFDSHRIGKALGVRIESPFLAPKVAEIARSVPAEYKVREEGGRTYGKWILRKAFEDAIPRAIAWRPKAALQDGSGTAGLTGLFESVVSDGTFESKRGAIEASDGIRVRSKESLHYYEAYRRIFGKPEPPAGGRPCPYCRHPVPDGYKFCAMCGAYPA; translated from the coding sequence ATGTTCGATATGCGGTCCTCCCTTATCTTGTGGGTGCCAGCCAGCTTCCTTGCAAGTATGGCGCGGAGCGCCGGTATGAGAGTCTTGGATTCAATCTCGGCTGGAAGCAGCAATGATTCCACCATGCCATCTTGTGATTTAAAGCATGCGAGTCCGCCGGGGCAGGCCAAGCTAGGCTATTATAATTCCGCCAAGGGAGCTGCCGCAATGGAGTCCATGATGGCGCGGCTGCGCGACGAGCTCAGGGCGGCAGTCAGGGCCTGCGGGTCCAAGAACCTGGCGCTCTCAGGCGGCCTCGACAGCACTGTTATAGCGTGCCTGCTAGGCGAAGGGGCCGAGGCGGCGGCCGTGATAGCAGACGACTTTGTGGGGACAGACCTTGCCTACCACCAGATGGCAGCCGCCATGATGGGGGCGCCCCCGCGCATAATCCGGGCCACCACTCCAGAGATTCTCGATGCGATAGAGGGGACGATCCGCGTGCTGGGCAGCTTCAACGATATCGAAATAAGAAACTCGGCTGCAATGTACCTGCTGATAGAGAGGGTAGCCGGCACGGGGTGGACTAGCATGATAACAGGCGACGGCGCAGACGAGCTCTTTGCAGGGTATGACTTTTTCGGGCGCCTCGGCCCCGCAGAGATAGAAGAGGAGCAGCAGAGAATCCTCGGCGTAATGCACTTTGACTCCCACAGGATAGGCAAGGCGCTAGGGGTGAGAATCGAGTCGCCCTTTCTGGCGCCAAAAGTGGCCGAGATTGCAAGGTCTGTCCCCGCAGAGTACAAGGTAAGGGAAGAGGGCGGCAGGACGTACGGCAAGTGGATCCTCCGCAAGGCCTTTGAGGATGCCATACCGCGGGCCATAGCGTGGAGGCCAAAGGCCGCTTTACAGGACGGCTCCGGCACGGCAGGGCTGACAGGCCTCTTTGAATCCGTGGTCTCTGACGGCACGTTTGAGTCAAAGCGGGGTGCAATAGAGGCATCTGACGGGATCAGGGTGAGGAGCAAGGAGTCGCTCCACTATTACGAGGCGTACCGCCGGATCTTTGGAAAGCCGGAGCCCCCGGCGGGCGGCAGGCCGTGCCCTTACTGCAGGCATCCGGTTCCCGACGGGTACAAATTCTGCGCAATGTGCGGCGCCTATCCGGCGTGA
- a CDS encoding conserved hypothetical protein (COG1478) — MRPVALTVIPIRARRETGRFGLLGAVLCAIKDGGAELQDGDVLVVSSKYVANSQGRMVDLGGISPSREGADLARRYRIDPEMAEIVLRESDAVLGGTAGFVLTSGGGMMAPNAGIDRSNTAGGTAVLYPEDPYGTAEALRRGIFLACGAHVGVILSDSRLMPARVGTTGVAISCAGMEPVEDARARPDLDGNPLKVTFQAVADSLASAANHGMGEAAESVPIAVLRGSGARLTGRRILPAESAVHHDTCVYVRGLSGTNP; from the coding sequence ATGCGGCCTGTGGCACTGACAGTAATTCCGATAAGGGCGCGCAGGGAGACTGGCAGGTTTGGCCTGCTTGGGGCCGTGCTTTGCGCCATAAAAGATGGCGGGGCGGAGCTCCAAGACGGCGACGTACTGGTGGTATCTAGCAAGTATGTGGCAAACTCGCAGGGCAGGATGGTCGATTTGGGCGGGATAAGCCCGTCCCGGGAGGGGGCGGATCTTGCCCGGAGATACAGGATAGATCCCGAGATGGCCGAGATAGTCCTAAGGGAATCCGACGCGGTGCTTGGCGGCACGGCGGGCTTTGTGCTCACCTCCGGGGGCGGCATGATGGCCCCCAATGCGGGCATAGACAGGTCCAACACGGCAGGCGGCACGGCGGTGCTATACCCGGAGGATCCCTACGGGACAGCAGAGGCGCTAAGAAGGGGGATATTTCTTGCATGCGGGGCGCACGTTGGCGTAATCCTGTCGGACAGCCGGCTCATGCCCGCAAGGGTTGGCACCACCGGCGTGGCCATATCGTGCGCCGGGATGGAGCCAGTAGAGGATGCCCGCGCGCGGCCCGACCTCGACGGAAACCCCCTCAAGGTTACATTCCAGGCGGTGGCCGACAGCCTGGCATCTGCCGCCAACCACGGCATGGGCGAGGCGGCAGAATCCGTCCCGATTGCGGTATTGAGGGGGTCGGGGGCCCGGCTGACCGGCAGGAGGATCCTGCCGGCGGAATCCGCTGTGCACCACGATACATGCGTCTACGTCCGGGGGCTCTCCGGCACAAATCCCTGA
- a CDS encoding nucleoside diphosphate kinase (COG0105): MFRFTKEQAEEFYAVHKERPFFNELVSFITSGSVVAAVIEGNNAVTAVRTMIGSTKSSEAAPGSIRGDLGLGFTDNIVHASDSAESFSHEERVAFQ; the protein is encoded by the coding sequence ATGTTCCGGTTTACAAAAGAGCAGGCAGAAGAGTTCTATGCAGTGCACAAGGAGAGGCCGTTTTTTAACGAGCTTGTATCGTTCATAACGTCGGGTTCAGTTGTGGCCGCCGTAATAGAGGGCAACAACGCAGTGACTGCCGTGCGCACCATGATAGGCTCCACAAAGTCATCCGAGGCCGCGCCCGGCTCGATAAGGGGGGACCTTGGCCTCGGGTTTACCGACAATATAGTGCACGCCTCTGATTCTGCAGAGAGCTTTTCCCATGAAGAGAGGGTAGCGTTCCAGTGA
- a CDS encoding translation initiation factor 2 (COG0532), which yields MKVRQPIVTVLGHVDSGKTSLLDKIRGTGVQGREAGGITQHIGASFLPREIIKKRCGPLYGKISGSDVQVPGVLVIDTPGHEVFTNLRARGGSAADIAILVVDVNRGFQPQTSESLRVLQARKVPFVVALNKVDQIPGWRKSDAPFITGAIEIQDASIRADLEQKIYDVVGTLSVLGYSSEAFYNVKDFAKEVAIVPMSARSGVGIPELLAVLVGLTQQYLSARLEQGSKESRGIVLEVNDEVGIGPSANMILIDGELGMNDTILVAKRDGVVSTKPKAILLPKPLDEMRDPRDKFRPVERVEAAAGIKVASPDLGGVLPGSAVYITSDAAEVGRLKKEMEAEMKSVFIETETDGVTLKCDTIGSLEAVTSMLRRQQVPIAKADIGPVNRRDVMGARAVKENDRHLGVVLAFNVRVLPDAETESDDYHVRIFSDKIIYSLVDGYSKWVEEDALHEEDAAFSELTPLSRFVFLGGFVFRNSDPAVFGIRVDVGTLRQKTAFMNERGKKVGHIHQLQEDKKTVKSAKAGSEVACSVQGVTIGRQINEGETFYTLPHSYEAKMLLRRFAQRLGPEERKVLDHIVEVQRRSDPAYAY from the coding sequence TTGAAGGTAAGGCAACCAATCGTGACCGTGCTTGGGCATGTGGACTCCGGCAAGACATCGCTTCTTGACAAGATACGCGGGACGGGCGTGCAGGGCAGGGAGGCTGGCGGCATCACACAGCATATCGGCGCCAGTTTTCTGCCCCGCGAGATAATCAAAAAAAGGTGCGGGCCCCTGTACGGGAAAATATCGGGCTCAGATGTCCAGGTGCCCGGCGTGCTCGTAATAGATACGCCAGGCCACGAGGTGTTTACAAATTTGCGCGCCCGGGGGGGATCTGCCGCGGATATCGCCATACTGGTAGTCGACGTCAACAGGGGCTTTCAGCCGCAGACCAGCGAGAGCCTCCGGGTGCTGCAGGCCAGAAAGGTCCCCTTTGTGGTGGCGCTCAACAAGGTCGACCAGATCCCCGGCTGGAGAAAGTCCGACGCGCCCTTCATAACGGGCGCCATCGAGATACAGGATGCCTCGATACGGGCAGACCTTGAGCAGAAGATATACGACGTGGTGGGAACGCTGTCAGTCCTGGGATACAGCTCCGAGGCGTTCTACAACGTAAAGGACTTTGCAAAGGAGGTGGCAATAGTGCCGATGAGCGCCCGCAGCGGGGTGGGGATACCTGAGCTGCTGGCCGTCCTTGTCGGCCTCACCCAGCAGTATTTATCGGCAAGGCTCGAGCAGGGATCCAAGGAATCGCGCGGCATAGTGCTGGAGGTAAACGACGAGGTAGGCATAGGCCCGTCGGCAAACATGATCCTCATCGACGGGGAGCTCGGCATGAATGACACCATACTTGTCGCAAAGAGGGACGGCGTTGTCTCTACAAAGCCCAAGGCGATACTGCTGCCAAAGCCGCTTGACGAGATGCGCGATCCTCGCGACAAGTTCCGGCCCGTCGAGCGCGTCGAAGCTGCAGCCGGGATAAAGGTGGCGTCGCCGGACCTTGGCGGGGTGCTGCCGGGCTCCGCAGTCTACATAACTTCAGATGCGGCAGAAGTCGGCAGGCTCAAAAAAGAGATGGAAGCAGAGATGAAGTCCGTATTCATAGAGACCGAGACTGACGGGGTCACTTTAAAATGCGATACAATAGGATCGCTCGAGGCCGTCACCTCGATGCTGCGCCGGCAGCAGGTCCCGATAGCAAAGGCGGACATCGGGCCCGTCAACCGGCGAGATGTCATGGGGGCCCGGGCGGTAAAAGAGAACGACCGGCACCTCGGGGTCGTGCTCGCGTTCAACGTGAGGGTGCTGCCGGACGCCGAGACAGAATCCGACGACTACCACGTGAGGATATTCTCGGACAAGATAATCTACAGCCTGGTAGACGGGTACTCCAAGTGGGTCGAAGAAGACGCCTTGCACGAGGAGGATGCCGCCTTTTCAGAGCTCACGCCTCTCTCCCGGTTTGTATTTCTTGGCGGCTTTGTATTCCGGAACAGCGACCCCGCAGTCTTTGGGATAAGGGTGGATGTAGGGACCCTGCGGCAAAAGACTGCGTTTATGAACGAAAGGGGCAAAAAAGTGGGCCACATACACCAGCTGCAGGAGGACAAAAAGACCGTCAAATCCGCCAAGGCGGGATCCGAGGTGGCCTGCTCGGTACAGGGCGTCACGATCGGCAGGCAGATAAACGAGGGCGAGACGTTCTACACCCTGCCGCATTCATACGAGGCAAAGATGCTTTTGCGAAGGTTCGCGCAGCGGCTTGGGCCCGAAGAGCGAAAGGTGCTAGACCACATAGTCGAGGTTCAGCGGCGCTCCGACCCCGCGTATGCCTATTAA
- a CDS encoding 2-oxoglutarate ferredoxin oxidoreductase, alpha subunit (COG0674), with the protein MPYKPAHFVDTDISWLIGGPQGSGVESAANIFSHVCSAAGYQVFGKREFYSNIKGEHSYFLVRVADGTIRSNVNDVNLITSYDAETIFRHAEEVPAGGAILYDTELGKITTDAVATLDGPFRKRLDGHLADKGKPATVDGMLETVSDAGVKLIPVSFSSILQELAEKEDNPKLRNMKRMFNVIGVSLSLGVLGMSPEPLYGSVMSIFAKKPKVAELNRKVARMAHEMGAGLDCGCKLGNTSKKPHTMLVQGYQGTALGKIACGCRFQPYYPITPASDESVYLETNETFEVAGDRPGSLLVVQTEDEISAMGMAIGGSLTGTRSATCTSGPGFSLMAEMLGWSGINEVPLVVTNYQRSGPSTGLPTRHGQDDLLFAIHAGHGEFPRVVYSSGDVEESFYDTAMCFNLADIYQLPVIHMMDKAMASSVTTCPRFEPDRMTINRGKLLESMEPGDYRRFALVPDGISPRSKIGLENGIFWNTGDESDEYGHITEDPVVRVQMMDKRHSKLGRILREVPDEDQAISYGVHEYTVIGWGSSKGPVLDAISMLEQEGKKVGFVQVKMLQPFPADYLRFLLGDARVIIDVESNQTGQLGGLLRQHLGREPDHYILKYTGRAMTSTEVHGALKDILRGGAKKREVLMHGA; encoded by the coding sequence ATGCCGTACAAGCCTGCCCATTTCGTGGATACCGATATCTCCTGGCTGATAGGCGGGCCCCAGGGCAGCGGGGTCGAATCGGCCGCCAACATATTCTCCCATGTATGCTCGGCAGCCGGGTACCAGGTGTTTGGCAAGCGTGAGTTCTATTCCAACATAAAGGGCGAGCACAGCTACTTTCTGGTCAGGGTGGCCGACGGGACCATACGCTCCAACGTAAACGATGTCAACCTGATCACATCCTATGACGCCGAGACCATATTCCGCCATGCCGAAGAGGTCCCTGCGGGCGGGGCCATACTGTACGATACTGAACTGGGCAAGATAACTACCGACGCGGTCGCAACGCTTGACGGGCCATTTAGAAAGAGGCTCGACGGGCACCTCGCAGACAAGGGCAAGCCCGCCACTGTCGACGGCATGCTCGAAACAGTCTCGGACGCAGGCGTCAAGCTCATCCCGGTATCATTCAGCTCGATACTGCAGGAGCTTGCGGAAAAAGAGGACAACCCCAAGCTGCGCAACATGAAGAGGATGTTCAATGTGATAGGGGTCTCGCTGTCGCTTGGCGTCCTGGGAATGTCGCCCGAGCCGCTATACGGATCGGTAATGTCCATATTTGCAAAAAAGCCAAAGGTGGCCGAGCTGAACAGAAAGGTGGCCCGCATGGCGCATGAAATGGGCGCGGGCCTTGACTGCGGGTGCAAGCTGGGCAATACCTCCAAGAAGCCCCACACCATGCTCGTTCAGGGCTACCAGGGGACCGCCCTCGGCAAGATAGCCTGCGGGTGCAGGTTCCAGCCGTACTATCCCATAACCCCCGCGTCAGACGAAAGCGTATACCTCGAGACAAACGAGACATTCGAGGTGGCAGGCGACAGGCCCGGCTCGCTGCTGGTGGTCCAGACAGAAGACGAGATAAGCGCAATGGGCATGGCCATAGGGGGATCACTTACGGGCACGCGCTCGGCCACGTGCACTTCCGGCCCCGGCTTCTCCCTGATGGCAGAGATGCTCGGCTGGTCAGGGATAAACGAGGTCCCCCTGGTGGTGACCAACTACCAGAGGAGCGGCCCGTCTACGGGCCTCCCCACAAGGCACGGCCAGGACGACCTGCTATTCGCGATACACGCGGGGCACGGCGAGTTTCCGCGGGTGGTCTATTCGTCAGGGGACGTCGAAGAGAGCTTTTACGATACGGCCATGTGCTTTAATCTGGCGGACATCTACCAGCTGCCCGTAATCCACATGATGGACAAGGCAATGGCCAGCTCGGTCACCACGTGCCCCCGCTTTGAGCCGGACCGGATGACAATAAACAGGGGCAAGCTGCTAGAATCCATGGAGCCTGGCGACTACAGGAGGTTCGCGCTGGTCCCCGACGGGATATCGCCGCGCTCGAAGATAGGCCTCGAAAACGGCATATTCTGGAATACAGGGGATGAGAGCGACGAGTACGGCCACATAACCGAAGACCCGGTGGTCCGCGTCCAGATGATGGACAAGCGCCACTCCAAGCTGGGCAGGATACTCAGGGAGGTCCCCGACGAGGACCAGGCCATATCGTACGGGGTCCACGAGTATACGGTGATAGGGTGGGGATCCTCAAAGGGGCCCGTCCTCGACGCCATTTCCATGCTGGAACAAGAGGGCAAAAAGGTGGGCTTTGTCCAGGTCAAGATGCTCCAGCCGTTCCCGGCAGACTACCTGAGGTTCCTTCTAGGTGACGCAAGGGTGATCATAGATGTAGAATCCAACCAGACGGGGCAGCTCGGCGGGCTGCTCAGGCAGCACCTGGGCAGGGAGCCCGACCATTACATACTAAAGTATACAGGCAGGGCAATGACCAGCACTGAAGTGCACGGTGCACTCAAAGATATACTCCGCGGCGGCGCGAAAAAAAGGGAGGTGCTAATGCATGGCGCTTAA
- a CDS encoding DNA-directed RNA polymerase, subunit K/omega (COG1758) gives MSDANDQELVVEGSEAAGEPEIDIGLSKALESYRRLAEVNELTEEQQEELEVRIKEIQERDVIEIDTVHEPQELTSDKKILIGPPVLTRFEKARIMGARALQLSLGAPPFIEIPADARTSLDIAMGELEKRIIPIVIRRVLPNGDYQNIPISYFK, from the coding sequence TTGTCGGATGCAAATGATCAGGAGCTAGTTGTAGAGGGCTCCGAGGCCGCAGGCGAGCCGGAGATTGACATAGGGCTAAGCAAGGCGCTCGAATCGTACAGGCGGCTAGCCGAGGTCAATGAGCTCACCGAGGAACAACAAGAAGAGCTAGAGGTCAGAATAAAGGAGATCCAGGAGAGGGACGTCATAGAGATAGACACCGTGCACGAGCCGCAGGAGCTCACATCGGACAAAAAGATACTGATAGGGCCGCCCGTGCTGACCCGCTTTGAAAAGGCCAGGATAATGGGCGCAAGGGCGCTGCAGCTCTCGCTGGGAGCCCCGCCGTTCATAGAGATACCTGCAGACGCGAGGACGTCCCTGGACATAGCAATGGGGGAGCTAGAGAAAAGGATAATACCCATAGTGATAAGGAGAGTGCTGCCCAATGGCGACTATCAGAACATACCAATCAGCTATTTCAAGTAG